In the genome of Lactuca sativa cultivar Salinas chromosome 3, Lsat_Salinas_v11, whole genome shotgun sequence, the window ATCTCCATTAATGATAGCTGTGGATATGTGCTTTAATGCATAAATTTGATTCTCTAGAAAACATGATTTGTTTTATTACCTGAGCTATAGAGACAATCTCACCACGAACAGCATATTCACATTCTAATACCTggaaatggagaaatgtaataggTTAACAATGTACTAAATCATAACCATCCTCTGTAAAAAAGTTAGAAATAGATATAGTAGATATATAATTGAAACCCTCCCTGACTAGAAAAATTACCTTTCCATGCCCTAAAATGATTGAAAATGATAGTGGAGCGAGTACTCTATGACTACATTCATAATTATCACAGAAGATTGAGGTATCCATAAAATATGAAacagaaaaatcattttttacaGAACACTCGCCAATCAGATGACGAATCTAACAAACATAGGATGGAGAAGTGTGGTGAACCAGAGAGAAGACGAATGGGTGGTGGGTGCCTGGGTAGTTGTCGAGCAGTAtggggtagagagagagagagagagagagagagagagagagagtgagagagagagagatacttGTAGATTAAGACCATGGCGGAtgaggcattttatcaaacatgttGCGTGCATCATCGATTCTTCCCCATTTACTGTATAAGTCGATTTCTCGATTTCTATTTCTCTTTCTCCCATTCCAGTCTCCGACTTTCTGTTGCTGTGATAGAGAGTTTCCTTCCGTCAGTGGGATTTGAGTAGTGCCACCACTCCTCCGAAGGCTCTGAGTTTTCTCAGTCTAGGTCACTAGACCTAATGTTGCTGGCAAGGGCAGGCGAGGTGAGATTGCCGAAGATGAGGGGCTCCATCGGCTGGGTGACGCTGGAAAGCGTTGGACGGTGGGGCGGGGCTAGATGGAGGTCAGAGGTGGGAGGCGCCAACACCAAGAGAAACGTCGGAGGTGAGAGAAGTTGTCGACGTTGAGAACCGAGAAGAAGAGAAAGGGTTTGTCGAAGTGAGAAGGAGAGAAAGGGAAGTTGAAGAGAGAATGAGCAGTACACGAGGGCATAATCGGGGCAAGTTCTTGATAAAAAAGCCCTAGCTACTAGGGAAATTAAAGTGGAgggagaaaaaaaaggaaggcgggattttaagtttttgggatttcattttccccggaTGGAACGCGCGCgttctattaaaatttataaagcgacggtCGTAGACGACAcgcaggtgccctccgtgtttttatttttttttgtttagacactaattttagggcacgcaaaaatgcgcgtctgaaatcctttaaattttggaagagatgacattattttttagacaCTCACCTTTGCGTATCATAAATAACTGCGTGTCATGGttcgcgcgtcgtaaaaggctatttttctagtagtgttataaaGTATGATATTTTAAGAgagaaaaaaataacaaaaaattacTTAACTTGTTAAATTTAAAAATGTTGGTGAATTGTTTTTCTAATTGTATTTACGTGTAATGGGATAAGTTGTTGAACAAAATCATTATTGATGAATATTAAACAACTAATGAATTGTTTAAGTTTATTCAATATTCAAAATAGACTGCCATTTAGGGGCGAAACCCCTAAAtaaacgggggtccgggggcagcgcccctaggaacggggtccaaggggcagagcccctgactGGGGTCGAAAATGCATCAAAAATGCTATATAAAAATGCATCAAAAATTCAAATTCTTGAAATTTGACCTAGTTTTTGGACTTCATCTGCACTCTAATTAAAACCCACTTTTATGACACTTTTTTACTGTTGGAAAACTGTTTTATGATAGTTTGGGTAGTTTTATGACAAAGAAAACTGTCTTGTGACAATTTTTAGACAAAGATGTTTAtaatttgttttatgttattcaTTTTCTAGTACTCACAAATTTTATAACATCTAGCTCTCTGTTCTTGTTCTTTGATTCTAAGCATTATCTGTTTGAAGATtgagagtaccacccaaatactttaattTGAAAGTGATTACTGAATTCTTAGAATTTCCAAGTGCTTTTACCCCTAAATTTGTAATTAAGATTGAATTAATTTGTGATCATGGTAAGTGGCGATTCTGTGAAGGACATGACCACGCAAGTTTGATAAACTGAACAAGTTTGAAGGGCAACATTTTAGTGGATGGCAGAAAAATATGCACTTTCTTCTTACTCCTCTGAAAGTGGTGCATGTTCTAAGTACACCTATACTAGAATTTGTTAAAGATGAAACTTTGGAGGCAATAAGAAAAGGATCAAAGTGGAACAATGATGAAACTTTGGAAAGGCACTAAGTaggaattgaaaaaaaaaacgaacgTCTAAACATGATACATTTTCAAAATGTAAAGCcttaatatttaaaataaaataaaaggtatAATCAAAGTGTTCTTAACAAGAAAAAGAGTTAACAGTACAATGTTTAAACACTcgtaattttgaaaaaaaaagaacgAAAGAAAAAAACTATAAATGACAACCAATATCAAATTATTATGTTTTCAAAATACAAAGTTCTAATaagttaaaatttgaaaatacaaTGTGTTAATAGAATAataatcaaaattaaaattttgattaacttTTGATTATTATCTTATTAATACATTAATTAGATTTTGCATAGAGGaaagaaaattaaatatataattaacaaATGGTAGCTACAatcaaatatttttatattttcaaaatttaatgtgttaataaaaaaaataaaaaaaaaatatcttgATAGGTTCGTTTTTTAAAGTAGTGTTGTAGTTGTttagattttcaaattaaatctaaatagaaaaaaaaattatatgtctATCTATGTTAGATTTTCAAaagtataatgtattaataagataattcaaattttgatttttctaagAATTTGAAACAATTATGTGGCTACCAATTACACCACTTTATcacattttaattatattttatgtaaaGCAAAACCGATGAATTTagagaattataattatttaaacacGAAATTCAAACATTTACGATAGTCATAATCCAAAACTTACAATACCAAAGTAAGATTGTTGACATTTGTACCATAACGTGATGCATAGGTGAAACTAAAAGGAAATACAATGACCTTATATATAGTAGTATAATACTTAAATAAGAAATAAACATAAAATCCAGTTACAAACAAACACTTATTGATCTATGAATTTGAAGCATCAGATATAAGTTCACGAGTGTGTCCCTAATATAGCTTCAAACAACTCTTGGTTTTTTGTGTTCTTGAATCATCATATAGAAATTCATGAGTGTTTCCTCCCTTGGGATCACGTCTTTAATGTCTTCATGTGATGTCATACGTTCTGCCCATTCTACAAGATTTGGTGTCCTAATTCGATCGAATATCTTGAAATTGTAATGGTTCTCAACAAATCTTGTCCAACCTATGAAACTTCCAAAAACAACATCCAAATAGCCCACATCTTCTCCACCGAAATAAGACTTCCCATTACTAAACTTGATATGTGTTTTTTCTATCAAACTTGATTCTTCAATAATCTGCTTTATTATTGCTTCTTTTCCTTCTTTGTGAGGTGTACACCTCAGCTTTTCATATAAAGGTAAAACCTTCAAAGACGTTTTGGGCATATATATGTAAGTCAAGCagattatacatataatatatttttacgaTACCGTATTATAAGCAAACTTCAATTCAATGTTTAATATAAAAGCAACCCACAATTTTCGACATATTTATAGCTCCCATCTACTTTTTAAAGATGATTTATAAATATATCGAGTTCCAAACGATTTTTCAAAATCTTCTTTCAAGAAAACTCTTAGTTTTCTCCactgttgtaaaaatctcgactaggtcccgattaatctccgattaatctcTAGGCGCTACTTGACCGATTAGAGAACGCCTACGATTAAACCCTACATACATAATGAGTTAAACATTATAAaatgatgaaattttaacattttgaagaaattttatttcaatggaaactatttgaggcatgattagtattgtattaatcatattaacctattttgttatcatattagtggtttttacgaactttgatatgatattagtcatatttaattttttaaaattcaataaattagcaattaatggtccccgataaatctccgcctagccgattaatcccttgaccctaGTCCACCATctagctaacgtcgagcgttttttacaaccttggtttTCTCTAAAACTCAGCCAATTAGTAAACCTAATTAATACTCTCtctgtcccaaaattatagtatatcttttttttttggattgtcccaaaataatagtccatttccaaaaaaataaataacattttttttaccaaaataccatttattattacttaaccaactaaacatttaatggaacattaaatgtaaaataaGAATAAAACTGTTATTTTATTGTATAAAGTTAATAATAATTGATGCTTCCgtaatttatatgttatttgtctgtAGATAATAATTTTGGGACAGAACGAGTAAACCTTATACCATATTTGTAGAATTATGTTTGAAGATTGTCAGACACCAAAAAGTTGATGATGACAATTAGTTATGTAATTTGAATCTTTTATATGTGTAATTTTTCTATTTTTGCATCATTTTATACTTCCATTTGTTTCCTTTAATAGAATTCACATTTTATTTCACTTATAAcgataaaatagaaaaaataaacattactttcttaaaatatacatataaagtatatattttattattttttagatatcaaattttatataaaaatctagataattaaattaaatggaaaagaataatattatatatttggTTGTATTGATGATAAATGGTTAAAAATTTGAGATCCATTGCTAAAATTAGTTGTGTAGGTGGGGCATTGTGAAAATATGGCATGTTTGGCATGCAACGTTTGAGAGATTCTGTCTTCTAGCTTTTAAGAAAACACtagtaaaaaaaaattcattcagCGACAGGAGCATTTAACTTTTAATCTAAACAAAACGCTCAAAAATCAAAAGCTACATGGAGTAGCTTTCGACAAAACTCTCCAAAATCAAACGCTACCCGCTAACCGTTAACTGTTACCCGCTACAAACTAGTTTTGCCCATGGTATTTTAGTAAGACATGATGTTCTTATGAGGTTGGTATAAACATATGTGGGTTGATCTAAGAATAATCCCATTATTTTAGATCTACAAAACTGTCATTTATCCTACATATCTTTTTTAGTATATTCAAGAACATGTTCAAAGTATAGAATTTAGTCACATTATTTTAGATCTACAAATCTATCATTTATCGGACAAATCTTTTTTATTATATTCAAGGACTCGTTAATATAACTATAAAAACTTCTAGAATTGTAGACATTTTTTAAGTACAATGTTTTTTTGTTATAATTTAAGGAATGTTTTGGAAAATGAAATCACCCAATCTACAACATACCTCGTTATCCATGTAATTGGCCCAAAATCGGATAATAGCTCGATCTAAAGGATCGGATGGGAGGAGTTTGTGGACATTGGGGTAGATGTCCTCTAAGTAATCGATTATGATAAGAGATTCACAAAGTGGTGGTTTGTTTGCTTGTAAAAGAACAGGGACCTTTTTTAGAACTGGGTTTGATGCCAAGAGGAGATCACTTTTGCGTGCAAGATTTTCCTCAATGAACTCGTATTTGATAGATTTAAGGTTGAGGACGAACTGAACCCTGTTGACATATGGGCTTGCAGCTGTGCCAAGAAGCATTATTTGATTACTTTCCTCCATTGAATTAGATTGATGCATACATGTAGAAGAAGCTACTATATTTATACAAAACAATAACCATGAATGCCCTTTAATGTTTAAGTAAATGACAACAGCTACCTCATATATGCAGACCTACCACTCCGTTTATCTTGGTGAAGCATAAGAAAGTTTGTATTGTAAAAAAAGTAAAAACTATCAAAAGGTATTTGTCAATTTAAGAAATAGTAAAAATGTAATTCGTATGAAAATAAGTCgcaaaattaaagaaaatattgtataAGTTACCAAATTAATACCATGGAAATTAATTTGTAAATGATTGTACAATCATTATTGGTAAAAGATCAATTTGAATGTCTCGTGTTAACCGGTAGCTTGATAAACAAGTTTGTCTTACATATGTGCACTTATTTGATTAAAGTATCAGACGACAAGTTGGGAACCAAGTTGTGCTTCATGAAGAGATGCCAAATGGATAGTTAATTAATATGTATGGGATGGAATAATGAATCAAATAAATGTTTATATATAAGACGGATGAGGCAATATTGTATAATAATTAAGTTGTTAACATGCACCGAATATCCAACCTTGTAAGTGTTGGTTTCTCTGACGACACTCTCTAAAAAGGAGTTGATGTATGTGTCGTCGATTTCCTTGTTATCTACGACTGCGTTTTTTACTTGGGTTATCTACTTTTTTAGGGATTATTTGGTTTGAAGAATTTTAATGTATTTAAATGTATTTGGTATTAAATTTCGTTTCAACCCGTTTCTTGTTAAAAAATATTCTAAAATCTCATATTATTAAATTTTCCTTTATTTGTGTAATTTTACAAAATCTCTCTTCACCCAAGATTTGAAAATTCCATTCCATTGAGATTGTGGTTTAGTATAaattaagagaaattaaatattctcctaCTTTTTGTTCCTACATATCTTCATATCCAATGAAATGGTGACATTTGTAAcatttaatgctcatttaatgagatttaatgatattttaggatactaatatGATACATGTCATCACTTTCACTTAAATTGGTAAGAGGATTGGTAGGATCAAAagataggaggatatttaatttctcataaattTAATTTATTCCCCACttcctcctatatatatatatatatatatatatatatatatatatatatatatatatatatatatatatatatatatatatatatatatatatatatatatatatatatatatatatatatatatatatatatatatatatatatatatataggctttaGTTTCTATCCTTACGTCCCTCTAGATGCATCATATACTATCACACCATTATCTATCTATTTTCTCATCTTTCTATCTATTTATTTCATACCTAATTATTCgatgtttttgatgtttttgaccTAATTATTCTATGTTTTTGAGTTGAAAAAAAGACAATTTTAGAAAGAGAAGGAAACCTAAAtctgaaaaaataataataagaagaaACAAAAAAGAAATCAAAACAATTTTTGAGATACTAAACGTTTTATAGATTTGATAGTGTGATGGAGAGGGAAACCCAAATTTGCaaattatgtgtgttcatgtactTGAGATGGAGAATTCGAAATTAAACCCAAAAATTGTATGTGTCTGCATTTTCATGTTGTCGACCttttttgtgtttgtgtttgacTCCTATTGGTCAAAGTTATGTAGGTTTCTCTTGTATGTCTTAGCTGGAAAAGATGACCGAATGATAGATGTTAGGCTGccaaaaaacaaacataaaataaTGTTTCTTGAATAATAACAAATCTCAATTTAATGGTAAACTAGAAAGGTTTACATGCTTGGTATGGAGTGGAGGGTCGTTGTTGGGTTTGTTAATTATTATGAACTCCCAACTCTTACCGAACCAGTTTGCGTATAATTTTCTTGAAAACTTCTACAACAATTGTAATTGTAAATTTGTGTGGATTACTAATGATAAACACCATAGAAAATCTCCCAAGTTACACATTTTTCTTAAAAATCATTacataaatagcaatgtactttagttTGGCTTATAATGTGGGAAATGTATTTGTCGTAGATTTTTAAACTATGCCAAAAAGGTTTGGTAGAACGAAAATACTTAAACATGTAGCAAGCGAAACTAAATTTAAAAGATGACAAAAAAATCTCATAAGAATTAAAATAGAGAAATTAGAAGCCAAATGCAAACAAATTATCCTAATAAAATtagaaacaaagaaaaaaaatcttTAACTCAGCCTACAAACACTCACTGTTGTTGTTTTTCAATTTGATTTGCGTTGCTTCCTTAATCTTATCAGCCCCATCCTTCTATATAATAACAAACCAGTCcaaatatcaaaactgaaaagatCTTCATGATATAAAGATTTAaaattgcataatataaaaaaatgtatattaTACCTAGATATTAGAGACCAAAACCATTTGCACACACAGTAAGATATGCTTTTATGTAATAGAAATGTGCAATAAGTCACCAAATTGTAACAACgttaattttcaaaataatttttcatttttaaaacattcttcattcataaaataatatcaaacatattgtatcaaatgttattgcCACAAAACATCTTcccagaatctctacaaaaactccaatgcgtgtgtgtacgaatcataccGGCGCCCTCCcgtgctcatcactagtacctgaaacacataacacaacaactgtaagcataaatgcttagtgagttccccaaaataccacatacagcacatacgccactcgaggctataatacgaccctccggtcgatgtgtctcagcgggaccctccagtcctgtagctcgttggaccctttggtccggtcatagctcgttggacccttcggtccggtctatatcatcatacaacatacaaatatcacatagcacataatcatatacataacacataagaccctctggtcatcgcatactaccactctaggtaacgtatagtgagaagactcacctcgatgtctcggtaagtatctgactcggaagaaatgtgatctaCCCTCCgactaatcacataaagtaaatactcccataaatacgactgtactcaaccctaaaagtcaacaaggtcaacggtcaaactttgacccgactcggcgagtgcactagggcgactcggtgagtctacacgtgtccactaactctcttaGACCCTCTTTTGGCACGTTGAGTacttccctggactcgacgagttccacctggcatgaatcgcggggccatcccgactcaactcgccgagtctcaagaacaactcggcgagttccaacttgaactcagacccctgactctccctgactcaccgagtcattcccccaactcggcaagtccactcactgagtgattaacggtcaaccttcatactactcgccgagtctgttcttcggactcggcgagttcatgccatgcacaaactcaaaacaacttctaaggtcagatctgttccatacaatcataaatctggcctccccaagcatgataatcacgtaaagttcggaccttggcactcatataacatctaaatggtccaaaatggtgatttagccccaaaaatgacattcctaGTCCATGGCTCCCAAaaggactcataaagctccaagggttaaggcctttggacctctttgagtccagatccagaacacaaacttgagaagggaccaaatgctttACTTAATccacctctaaaagggttagaaaaccttaacacaaaggatcaacatcaaaactgaagaaggtatgagaataatacctcaatacaatctctatgagctcaaaaaccaccaaaatcgcacctccttcagcctcctctttccttgaacacctccttcttgcaaaaacacccacaaaagttcaagattggcctctccttcctcacaaacgctctagatctctttagggtttctctctgggggttggtggccgcaaatgacggccataaggccctttaaataggtctaaaaccctggaaattagggtttcattaaacagcgtggactcgccgagtccactcgagaactcgtcgagtccagctgtgaactcgcatacgaatccgcgaccatactcggcgactttagacgccaactcgccgagtccccccacaatatccaaaaataaaagaacaaaatataataaTTGGGAAcccgaatgttacaattctcccccactagaatcagacttcgccctctaAGTCTCACTATGAACACAACTctagatgctgctcccgcattttatgctccggttcccaagttaagtctgaccctttccgatgctgccactggacctgcaccagaggcacttccttgttcctcaaaaccttgatcttctgatccctgatcaccaccggtctctcagcataattcaggctcgcatccacttgaatatcttctaatggtaccactgccgactcgtcagctttacactttcgcaactgcgacacgtggaaagtgtcatgaatctgacccaactctgctggcaactccaaacgataggctaccttgcctaccctcgcgatcaccctgaaaggaccaatatatcggggccccaacttggccctcttcttgaatcggatcactcctttccaaggagagaccttcaggagcacgaagtcgtcgacctgaaactcgagctcggaccggcgtctgtccgcatatctcttttgacgactctgagcggtcaacaacctctgtctgacctgctggatctgctctgtcgtctgaagcacaatctcggtgctgcccatcacacgctgccctacttctccccagcaaataggggttcgacacctcctcccatacaacagctcaaagggcggcatgccaatgctcgaatgatggttgttattataagaaaactccgccaagggcaaatacgtgtccgaactcccgccgaaatccaacatacgtgcccggagcatgtcctcgagcgtctgaatcgtccgctcactctgcccgtcagtctgtgggtggtatgcggtactaaaatgcagttttgtacccaattcctcatgaaaacttcttccagaatctggaagtgaaacgtacatctcgatccgagacaatcgagatcggcactccatgccgcgatactacctctctcacgtacatctccgccaacttctccacggaagagctctcactgatggccaggaagtgagcactcttcgtcaacttgtccacaatcacccaaattgcatcgacacccctcgcggtccttggcaatttggtgatgaaatccatggtaatctgttcccatttccattcgggaatctctaatggctgcagcttaccatgtggacgctggtgctcggccttcaccctgcgacaggtcaagcatctctctacaaaccatgtgacatccctcttcatacagggccaccaataatcctttttcaagtctaaatacatcttagtggctccgGGATGGATCGTGAATTTCGATggatgggcctcctccatcaaaatggtacgcgtgccGCCCACGGACgttacccaaatccgaccctgaaatgtcataagcgcccggctatcggtaactaaTTCCGATACCAgtccgacaactcgctctctcatCTGGCTTTCTAGCTTCACAGCcgcagcctgggccccacgaatagcatccaacaccggggtcatcactgtcaatctcaaataGACATCTCGTATTGGGGCGCCCTTGGCCCTGCGGCTCAAtacatcggctaccacattagccttgcccgggtggtacaggatctcataatcataatccttaaccacgtccaaccacctcctctggcgcatattcaggttaggttgggctgatccatcaaatacttcaagctcttgtggtccgtgtatatcatacactgaaccccatacagataatgtcgccagatcttgagagcgaacactaccgctcccagctccaaatcatgagtgggatatctcgattcatgaggcttaagctgcctcgatgcatatgcaatcacatgccccctctgcataagcaccgctcccaatccggatatcgatgcatcacaataaaccacaaaatcttccatcccttccggaagagctaacattggtgcttcgcataatttctggcgaagtgtcttgaacaaggtctgctgctccggaccccaacaaaacgcaacacccttccgggtcaacttggtgagtggcacgacgatcttggagaaatccttaataaatctccgataatagtcggccaaacccagaaaactcctgatctcggtgggtgacctcggcacctcttacctcatgaccgcctcaatcttggccggatcgaccaatatcccattctggttaacgaggtgtcccagaaactgaacctctcgtagccagaactcacatttggagaacttggcataaagcctctccgatctcagaactccgaggatctccctcaaatgctcctcatactgctctctggatctcgaatacaccaatatgtcgtcgatgaacacgatcacttagcgatccaacatcggtccgcacaccctgttcatgagatccatgaataccgtcggtgcgttggtgagtccgaaaggcatcaccacgaactcgtaatgcccataacgagtccggaatgttgtcttctggacgtcctcctccTGCACCCTcgcctgatgatacccagacctcaaatcggtcttggagaaccaagatgctccctgcaactaatcaaacaaatcattgatcctcagcaatgggtaacggttcttgaccattagcttattcagctcacgataatcaatgcacatccgtagcgaaccatccttcttcttgacaaaaagaataggcgctccccatggcgaactgctcggcctaataaaccccttccccagcagctcctggagctgcgaggataactcttgcatctccggaggcgcaaggcgataaggcgccttagcgataggcgcaactcccggaaccaactcaataccgaactctacctgcctctccggaggcacactcggcaattcctctggaaacacat includes:
- the LOC111888385 gene encoding glutathione S-transferase U17 produces the protein MHQSNSMEESNQIMLLGTAASPYVNRVQFVLNLKSIKYEFIEENLARKSDLLLASNPVLKKVPVLLQANKPPLCESLIIIDYLEDIYPNVHKLLPSDPLDRAIIRFWANYMDNEVLPLYEKLRCTPHKEGKEAIIKQIIEESSLIEKTHIKFSNGKSYFGGEDVGYLDVVFGSFIGWTRFVENHYNFKIFDRIRTPNLVEWAERMTSHEDIKDVIPREETLMNFYMMIQEHKKPRVV